A window of Candidatus Omnitrophota bacterium contains these coding sequences:
- a CDS encoding flavin reductase family protein encodes MKMTNEKIEGRMMKKKIPLEIAYRLIGPGPVVLVSSLFKKKAGITPIAWNMPISDDPPIIALEIWEKHFIYKAILETGDFVVNVPSSDMAEVVRKLGSVSGAGVDKFKEYGLVKEESKKIKSPRLKSAIGVLECKLRRDKALLKKYNIVLGDVVYAEAQSGIFTDRWCPEKAGPKIIHHLGGKIFSVPDSRII; translated from the coding sequence ATGAAGATGACCAACGAAAAGATCGAGGGGAGGATGATGAAGAAAAAGATACCATTGGAGATAGCATACCGCCTTATAGGGCCGGGCCCGGTTGTTTTGGTAAGCTCACTTTTTAAGAAAAAGGCCGGCATAACGCCCATAGCCTGGAATATGCCTATTTCCGACGATCCTCCGATAATAGCTCTTGAAATATGGGAGAAACACTTTATATATAAGGCTATTCTTGAGACGGGCGATTTTGTTGTCAATGTACCTTCAAGCGATATGGCTGAAGTAGTGCGTAAGCTCGGGAGCGTTTCAGGCGCAGGGGTAGATAAGTTTAAAGAATATGGGCTGGTTAAAGAAGAGAGTAAGAAGATAAAATCCCCCCGGCTAAAATCAGCCATAGGCGTGTTGGAATGTAAGCTTCGTAGAGATAAGGCCCTACTTAAGAAGTACAACATAGTGCTCGGTGACGTCGTGTATGCAGAAGCCCAAAGCGGCATTTTTACCGACAGATGGTGCCCTGAGAAAGCGGGGCCGAAGATCATCCATCACCTGGGCGGCAAGATATTCAGTGTCCCCGATAGCCGTATTATTTAA
- a CDS encoding ORF6N domain-containing protein: protein MEGIIPQDVIENKINLIRGHKVMLSAHLAKLYGVEAKVLIQAVKRNMDRFPEDFMFQLTEDEYKILKSQFVTSSWGGIRRANPYAFTEQGVAMLSSVLNSKRAIQVNIAIMRAFVKLRQILSTHKELVYKLNELERKFEKHDVEIQSIFEVIRQLMAPPSEPPKRRIGFKQD, encoded by the coding sequence ATGGAGGGAATAATACCTCAAGATGTTATAGAGAATAAGATAAATCTTATTCGGGGCCATAAAGTTATGCTAAGTGCTCATTTGGCAAAGCTTTATGGGGTAGAAGCGAAAGTACTTATTCAAGCGGTCAAAAGAAACATGGATAGATTCCCGGAAGATTTTATGTTTCAACTAACAGAAGATGAATACAAAATCTTGAAGTCACAATTTGTGACTTCAAGTTGGGGCGGCATCAGGCGTGCTAATCCGTATGCATTTACGGAACAAGGCGTTGCTATGTTATCCAGCGTTCTTAATAGCAAGAGAGCTATTCAAGTTAATATTGCTATAATGCGCGCATTCGTTAAATTAAGACAGATCTTATCGACGCATAAAGAGTTAGTCTATAAACTCAATGAGCTTGAAAGAAAGTTTGAAAAACACGACGTAGAAATTCAATCTATATTCGAAGTTATCAGGCAACTTATGGCTCCGCCGTCGGAACCACCGAAGCGCAGGATAGGATTTAAACAGGATTGA
- a CDS encoding translation initiation factor gives MGSSPTPKIRLEKRSGKAVTVIAGLHTYGSKRLETIARELKSTFATGGTVKSGIIEIQGDKVAAVKVWFIKKLG, from the coding sequence ATGGGAAGTTCGCCAACACCAAAAATCCGATTAGAAAAAAGATCCGGTAAAGCTGTCACGGTCATCGCGGGCCTCCACACCTATGGATCCAAGAGGCTGGAGACTATTGCAAGGGAGCTTAAATCGACATTTGCCACAGGAGGAACAGTCAAAAGCGGCATAATCGAGATCCAGGGCGACAAAGTCGCGGCAGTCAAAGTCTGGTTCATCAAGAAATTAGGGTAA
- a CDS encoding HPP family protein → MRNYFLRMKGTGKCPPRKPLSKIAWSWIGAFIGIYAIAICGKYLKLSPIESSFLIGSFGASAVLVYGAPSAEFSQPRNLIGGHVLSAIVGVTVFILAGNDPIMAGPMAVSVAIVAMHLTRTLHPPGGATALIAIIGGEKIHSLGYRYVFFPVLVGALIMLIVALLINNLSTNPKRHYPVYWF, encoded by the coding sequence ATGAGAAACTATTTTTTGAGAATGAAGGGAACTGGAAAGTGCCCTCCCCGGAAGCCGTTGAGTAAAATTGCATGGTCATGGATCGGCGCATTCATCGGGATTTATGCTATTGCAATATGTGGAAAATACTTAAAGCTGTCACCCATAGAAAGTTCATTCCTAATTGGATCTTTTGGGGCTTCTGCTGTTCTTGTTTATGGAGCTCCTTCGGCAGAGTTCTCCCAACCCAGGAATCTTATAGGTGGCCATGTCTTATCTGCGATTGTCGGCGTTACTGTTTTTATATTAGCAGGCAACGATCCTATCATGGCCGGTCCCATGGCAGTATCAGTGGCAATAGTGGCGATGCACTTAACACGCACTTTGCACCCTCCCGGAGGAGCTACCGCATTGATTGCGATAATTGGAGGAGAAAAAATTCATTCCCTTGGTTATCGGTATGTATTTTTTCCAGTTCTCGTTGGCGCCTTAATAATGTTGATCGTTGCATTATTGATAAATAATCTGTCGACCAATCCCAAGAGACATTATCCCGTATACTGGTTTTAG
- a CDS encoding multiheme c-type cytochrome, translated as MKKTLFAVIILSVLPHVSLANAGMVPETISRESKECIACHKEQTPAIVEQWGASKHFRANVSCYECHQAKTGDPDAYEHNGVMIATIVSPQDCARCHSEEVKEFVSSHHSKAARILGSQDNRLAEVVEGNRGFKTEGFPDGVSSAVVNGCWQCHGSEVKVLKDGKLDPATWPNTGIGRINPDGSEGSCSACHSRHKFSVEQARNPENCGKCHMGPDHPQIEIYEESKHGVAFYANKHKMNLDNEKWVLGEDYNAAPTCATCHMSATPSQGVTHDVGMRISWNNRPAVSIRPEVADANMGLPGKDIGWKARRKNMKDVCLNCHGDPFVESFYTQYDSLIELYHEKFAKPGQALMEAAKPLIKPVPFGNRIDFIWYEIWHHEGRRARHGASMMGPDYTHWHGTYEVAKNFYAEFIPELETLADENLKSSDPRKVEAAKALKVKIDEVLNSDNHKWFIDKMDPEEDARRKKEQESFQKRYQVK; from the coding sequence ATGAAAAAAACTCTCTTTGCGGTTATTATCTTATCCGTGCTACCTCATGTATCTTTGGCAAATGCCGGTATGGTGCCAGAAACGATCTCTAGAGAATCCAAGGAGTGTATCGCCTGCCATAAGGAACAGACGCCGGCGATTGTGGAGCAATGGGGTGCCAGCAAACATTTTCGGGCGAATGTCAGTTGTTACGAATGCCATCAGGCCAAGACAGGGGACCCGGACGCGTACGAACATAACGGGGTCATGATAGCAACGATAGTTTCACCTCAGGATTGCGCCCGTTGCCACAGCGAAGAAGTCAAAGAATTTGTCAGCTCACATCACTCGAAGGCCGCGCGAATTCTGGGTTCCCAGGATAACCGGTTGGCTGAAGTGGTAGAGGGGAATCGCGGATTTAAGACGGAAGGATTTCCCGATGGAGTTTCCTCTGCGGTAGTGAATGGTTGTTGGCAGTGCCATGGCTCTGAGGTTAAGGTATTAAAGGACGGTAAACTGGATCCGGCGACTTGGCCCAATACGGGCATAGGCCGCATAAACCCCGACGGTTCGGAAGGATCCTGCAGTGCATGCCATTCGAGGCATAAATTTTCTGTGGAACAAGCTCGGAATCCGGAAAATTGCGGCAAATGCCACATGGGGCCGGATCATCCTCAGATTGAGATTTACGAAGAATCCAAACACGGCGTCGCATTTTACGCGAACAAGCATAAGATGAATTTGGACAACGAGAAGTGGGTTCTCGGAGAAGACTATAACGCGGCGCCTACTTGCGCTACGTGTCATATGAGTGCCACCCCCTCTCAGGGCGTGACCCATGATGTCGGGATGAGGATCAGTTGGAACAATAGGCCTGCTGTCTCTATAAGGCCTGAAGTCGCCGACGCTAACATGGGCCTTCCGGGAAAGGATATTGGCTGGAAGGCACGGCGCAAGAATATGAAGGATGTTTGCTTGAACTGTCACGGTGACCCTTTTGTCGAGAGTTTTTATACACAGTATGACAGTTTGATCGAACTATATCATGAAAAATTCGCCAAACCAGGGCAGGCCCTGATGGAGGCCGCCAAACCGCTCATTAAACCGGTACCTTTTGGAAACAGAATAGATTTTATCTGGTACGAAATTTGGCATCACGAAGGTCGACGCGCGCGTCATGGCGCCTCGATGATGGGGCCGGATTATACCCACTGGCACGGGACATATGAAGTCGCGAAGAATTTTTACGCCGAATTTATCCCGGAGCTTGAAACTTTAGCGGATGAGAATCTTAAGTCATCGGATCCCAGAAAAGTCGAAGCGGCGAAGGCCTTAAAAGTGAAGATCGATGAGGTTTTGAATTCGGATAACCATAAATGGTTCATCGACAAGATGGATCCCGAAGAAGACGCGCGGCGGAAAAAAGAACAAGAGAGCTTTCAGAAGCGTTATCAGGTAAAATAA